Proteins from one Deinococcus sp. AB2017081 genomic window:
- a CDS encoding valine--tRNA ligase has translation MTDPTLSADMSPASDSALGKAFDPQAIEPKWAARWRDEPFRADATSGREPFTIVIPPPNVTGNLHLGHALDNTLIDTLIRYKRMAGFEALYLPGMDHAGISTQVVVERQLREQGVSRHDLGREKFLDHVWEWKAESGGMILNQLSRLGVSADWTRERFTMDEGLSRAVRAQFVKLYHDGAAYRGERIVNWDVAAQTTLSELEIDREVRKGKMTTLSYKLRDPQAAASNGEPGEIRIATVRPETIFADQAIAVHPADPRFAHLIGQEARIPLTERYVPIIADEAVEMEFGVGALKITPAHDPTDFEIGERHGLARPSVIDLTGNLTGDLVPEAFRGMERFAARKAVVRALTESGVLIEEKDHDTAIGLSERTKVPVEPIISTQWFVHMKPFAQQVLDGLDSGEIQLTPERYGKVNRDWLENIRDWNISRQLWWGHQIPAWYDDQGNIYVPDPENPDLDCDQDPRYAHLSLRRDPDVFDTWFSSNLWPFSTLGWPDTDSEDFRKFYPTQVLVTGYDILFFWVARMQMAGYGLTGQAPFSTVMLHGLYLDEKGQKMSKSKGNGIDPLNLFDQYGVDACRFAFAFLSTGGQDIRHDPRRFEQGRNFANKLWNAARFARMRLAEGTAALTGTDDLTRYVRAASETPTGTLPRSRDILAALRERPDLGLADRWIISRLNAVTAEATAHLDAYDLGAAIRALYAFTWDEFCDWYIEAAKPALSAGNLGTMATLKAVLEHILKLLHPFMPFVTSEIYASLGHRQQLAVHTWPVQRPELHDAEATRAFDALRAAVAAARSLKSELGLSPQDRLDVLVEGDLAGTVHDNAPVVTAIARVNLVPTLEGRTLTLVEQGVTVRAPLEGTVDIADWLGKQRKRLAEFDKQIKQAQGKLSNEGFVARAPAEVIEEEKRRVADFGAQKERLEGVLAQFS, from the coding sequence ATGACCGATCCCACCCTGTCCGCCGACATGTCGCCCGCGTCCGATTCTGCTCTGGGCAAGGCCTTCGACCCGCAGGCCATCGAGCCGAAGTGGGCGGCCCGCTGGCGCGACGAGCCCTTCCGCGCCGACGCCACGAGTGGCCGGGAGCCCTTCACCATCGTGATCCCGCCGCCGAACGTCACGGGGAACCTGCACCTGGGGCATGCGCTGGACAACACCCTGATCGACACGCTGATCCGCTACAAGCGCATGGCGGGCTTCGAGGCGCTGTACCTGCCGGGCATGGACCACGCCGGGATCAGCACGCAGGTGGTCGTGGAGCGGCAGCTGCGCGAGCAGGGCGTGAGCCGTCACGACCTGGGGCGCGAGAAGTTCCTGGATCACGTGTGGGAGTGGAAGGCCGAATCCGGCGGCATGATCCTGAACCAGCTGTCGCGCCTGGGCGTGAGCGCCGACTGGACCCGCGAGCGCTTCACCATGGACGAGGGCCTGAGCCGCGCCGTGCGTGCCCAGTTCGTGAAGCTGTACCACGACGGGGCCGCGTACCGGGGCGAGCGCATCGTGAACTGGGATGTGGCGGCCCAGACCACCCTGAGCGAGCTGGAGATCGACCGCGAGGTGCGCAAGGGCAAGATGACCACGCTGTCGTACAAACTGCGCGACCCTCAGGCGGCGGCCAGCAACGGCGAGCCCGGCGAGATCCGGATCGCCACGGTGCGCCCCGAGACGATCTTCGCGGATCAGGCGATCGCCGTGCATCCGGCCGACCCGCGCTTCGCCCACCTGATCGGCCAGGAGGCCCGTATTCCCCTGACGGAGCGCTACGTGCCGATCATCGCAGACGAGGCGGTCGAGATGGAATTCGGTGTGGGGGCGCTGAAGATCACGCCGGCCCACGATCCCACCGACTTTGAGATCGGGGAGCGCCACGGCCTCGCGCGGCCCAGCGTGATCGATCTGACCGGAAACCTGACGGGCGACCTCGTGCCCGAGGCCTTCCGGGGCATGGAACGCTTCGCAGCCCGCAAGGCTGTGGTCAGGGCCCTGACCGAGTCCGGCGTCCTGATCGAGGAGAAGGATCACGACACCGCCATCGGCCTGAGCGAGCGCACCAAGGTGCCGGTCGAGCCGATCATCTCGACCCAGTGGTTCGTTCACATGAAGCCCTTCGCGCAGCAGGTGCTGGACGGCCTGGACAGCGGTGAGATCCAGCTCACGCCCGAGCGCTACGGCAAGGTGAACCGCGACTGGCTGGAGAACATCCGGGACTGGAACATCAGCCGCCAGCTGTGGTGGGGGCACCAGATTCCGGCGTGGTACGACGACCAGGGCAACATCTACGTGCCGGATCCCGAGAATCCCGATCTGGACTGCGATCAGGATCCCCGCTACGCGCACCTGAGTCTGCGCCGCGACCCCGACGTGTTCGACACGTGGTTCTCCAGCAACCTGTGGCCTTTCTCGACCCTGGGCTGGCCGGACACCGACAGCGAGGACTTCCGCAAGTTCTATCCGACCCAGGTGCTCGTGACCGGCTACGACATCCTGTTCTTCTGGGTGGCCCGCATGCAGATGGCCGGCTACGGCCTGACCGGTCAGGCTCCCTTCAGCACGGTCATGCTGCACGGCCTGTACCTCGACGAAAAGGGCCAGAAGATGTCCAAGAGCAAGGGCAACGGCATCGATCCCCTGAACCTGTTCGACCAGTACGGGGTGGACGCGTGCCGCTTCGCCTTCGCGTTCCTCTCGACCGGTGGGCAGGACATCCGGCACGATCCCCGGCGCTTCGAGCAGGGCCGCAACTTCGCCAACAAGCTGTGGAACGCTGCCCGCTTCGCCCGCATGCGTCTGGCTGAGGGCACGGCCGCCCTGACCGGCACCGACGACCTGACCCGCTATGTCCGGGCCGCGTCTGAGACCCCCACCGGCACCCTGCCCCGCAGCCGCGACATCCTGGCAGCGCTCAGGGAGCGCCCGGATCTGGGGCTGGCCGACCGCTGGATCATCTCGCGCTTGAACGCCGTGACCGCCGAGGCCACCGCGCATCTGGACGCCTACGACCTGGGGGCGGCCATCCGCGCCCTGTACGCCTTCACGTGGGACGAGTTCTGCGACTGGTACATCGAGGCCGCCAAACCGGCCCTGAGCGCCGGCAACCTGGGCACCATGGCGACCCTGAAGGCCGTGCTGGAGCACATCCTGAAACTGCTGCACCCCTTCATGCCCTTCGTGACCAGCGAGATCTACGCCTCTCTGGGGCACCGGCAGCAGCTGGCCGTGCATACCTGGCCCGTTCAGCGCCCGGAACTCCACGACGCCGAGGCCACCCGCGCCTTCGATGCCCTGCGCGCCGCCGTGGCCGCCGCCCGCAGCCTCAAGAGCGAGCTGGGCCTGAGCCCGCAGGATCGTCTGGATGTGCTGGTCGAGGGCGATCTGGCGGGTACTGTCCACGACAACGCTCCGGTCGTGACCGCCATCGCCCGCGTGAACCTCGTGCCCACCCTGGAGGGCCGCACCCTGACCCTGGTCGAGCAGGGTGTAACGGTTCGCGCCCCGCTGGAGGGCACCGTGGACATCGCCGACTGGCTGGGCAAGCAGCGCAAGCGCCTCGCCGAGTTCGACAAGCAGATCAAGCAGGCGCAGGGCAAGCTGAGCAACGAGGGGTTCGTCGCCCGCGCCCCCGCCGAGGTGATCGAGGAGGAGAAGCGCCGCGTGGCCGACTTCGGTGCCCAGAAGGAGCGGCTGGAAGGTGTGCTGGCGCAGTTCAGCTGA
- a CDS encoding ADP-ribosylglycohydrolase family protein yields MPDATSTLLSLSAADALGAATEFKTPEAIHARYGMIDSYQPGSVFGFAPGEATDDSQMVVATLLGYARRTGHAGVRHALREWLDAGPPDVGALTGSALRRAAPGLDGGAWAWAASGHHSAGNGGLMRVAAVWIAGFRGGALARESAVVTALTHADPRCVAASVFFTAFLDALAAAMPYAQAATAGLDVMDRLDSRSVLIEAGVLGIDLRDTAAAYAAGDRAARAQVRSRVRSGLDGHVTSQSGFVLDTLEAAVAYGRAETWLAAIQPAVMQGDDSDTVACVTGAVLGARGMEVPGGLIGPLRLGHTWPGWQRGWACAEHFPALVDGAQHA; encoded by the coding sequence ATGCCCGACGCCACATCGACCCTGCTCTCCCTGAGCGCCGCCGACGCGCTGGGCGCCGCCACGGAATTCAAGACCCCCGAGGCCATCCACGCCCGCTACGGCATGATCGACTCGTACCAGCCGGGCAGCGTGTTCGGCTTCGCCCCCGGCGAGGCGACCGACGACTCGCAGATGGTGGTCGCGACCCTGCTGGGCTACGCCCGCCGGACCGGACACGCGGGCGTCCGCCACGCGCTGCGCGAGTGGCTGGACGCCGGCCCGCCGGACGTGGGCGCCCTCACCGGGAGCGCCCTGCGCCGAGCCGCACCGGGACTGGACGGCGGGGCGTGGGCATGGGCGGCCAGCGGCCACCACAGCGCCGGCAACGGCGGCCTGATGCGGGTCGCCGCGGTCTGGATCGCGGGATTCCGTGGCGGCGCGCTGGCCCGGGAGTCGGCGGTCGTGACGGCCCTGACGCACGCCGATCCTCGCTGCGTCGCCGCCTCGGTGTTCTTCACGGCGTTTCTGGACGCGTTGGCGGCAGCCATGCCGTACGCGCAGGCCGCCACGGCCGGACTGGACGTGATGGACCGGCTCGACTCCCGCAGCGTCCTGATCGAGGCCGGTGTCCTGGGCATCGATCTGCGGGACACGGCGGCGGCCTACGCGGCCGGAGACCGGGCCGCCCGCGCCCAGGTGCGTTCACGCGTGCGCTCGGGCCTGGACGGTCACGTGACCTCACAGAGCGGCTTCGTGCTGGACACGCTGGAGGCGGCAGTGGCGTATGGCCGGGCCGAGACGTGGCTGGCCGCGATCCAGCCCGCCGTCATGCAGGGCGACGACAGCGACACCGTCGCGTGCGTGACCGGGGCGGTGCTGGGCGCCCGGGGAATGGAGGTGCCCGGAGGACTGATCGGACCGCTGCGACTGGGCCACACCTGGCCCGGATGGCAGCGCGGCTGGGCCTGTGCCGAACACTTCCCGGCGCTGGTGGACGGCGCGCAGCACGCGTGA
- a CDS encoding PASTA domain-containing protein gives MTATPPPATRIDGKYEVLREVSRDGNVTLSEVRAAEGVTRTVAWFSISSPAGRHVFHTYRAVLRALSPAGLTDVVARPGAYYTVWQTLAGSPLDAFVAQGGKKPVEAVEAVRTLAGRLAEHGYALTDADIVVDGHAARVAYLRALDSPRSAEEVDSLNAPTLTALNGGRVRRRRQPGAWLTFLPGLLFLGGAGYLGAQAAQTFLNPPVREVVDVSGTDAKAAAARLSALGFRVQYDYGQAGGRTIGSIIRQDPPAGTNLPLGRLVTLTVNNPPAIEVPRLEEMNVAQARDALKDRAMVLGKVVRVDGTLSNTPEGRIVAQLPEAGSSAQRGQLVQVMVSTGISGKETWLPLLTGLTAEQAKQHARAAGLVVTQVREQPSEKQPGTVIDQTPAAFVRVEAGGPVVLTVAVARYSAPSRPADSLPLPPVYVPVTPVQPEPAQPEAPAPEVAPTPDTTPADGTDTPVTPESIPATPGTATPEPETPAAGDTAAGSRNVTFRYTFPADLADGSYSVVVRDDSGEREIMPAADAGALRGLAATSASTSVSGDAVFIIRRDGTDFATVTP, from the coding sequence ATGACGGCCACCCCACCCCCTGCCACCAGGATCGACGGGAAGTATGAGGTTCTGCGCGAGGTGTCGCGCGACGGGAACGTCACCCTGTCCGAGGTGCGTGCGGCCGAGGGTGTGACGCGGACGGTCGCGTGGTTCAGCATTTCGTCTCCGGCGGGCCGGCACGTGTTCCACACCTACCGGGCCGTGCTCCGGGCCCTGAGTCCGGCCGGCCTGACCGACGTGGTGGCGCGGCCCGGCGCGTACTACACCGTCTGGCAGACCCTGGCCGGCTCGCCGCTGGACGCCTTCGTGGCCCAGGGGGGCAAGAAGCCGGTCGAGGCCGTCGAGGCGGTGCGCACACTCGCCGGGCGACTCGCCGAACATGGCTACGCCCTGACGGACGCCGACATCGTTGTGGACGGACACGCCGCGCGGGTCGCGTACCTGCGCGCCCTGGACAGCCCCCGCTCTGCGGAGGAGGTCGACTCCCTGAATGCACCGACCCTGACGGCACTGAACGGAGGACGGGTGCGGCGTCGGCGGCAGCCGGGCGCGTGGCTGACCTTCCTTCCGGGCCTGCTGTTCCTGGGCGGAGCAGGATACCTGGGAGCACAGGCAGCCCAGACGTTCCTGAACCCACCGGTGCGCGAGGTCGTGGACGTGTCGGGCACCGACGCCAAGGCCGCCGCCGCCAGACTGAGCGCGCTGGGCTTCCGTGTGCAGTACGACTATGGACAGGCAGGGGGCCGCACCATCGGTTCGATCATCCGCCAGGATCCGCCGGCCGGCACCAACCTGCCGCTGGGCCGCCTGGTCACGCTGACGGTGAACAACCCGCCCGCCATCGAGGTGCCGCGCCTGGAGGAGATGAACGTCGCCCAGGCGCGGGACGCCCTGAAGGACCGCGCGATGGTGCTCGGCAAGGTCGTGCGGGTGGACGGCACGCTGTCCAACACCCCGGAGGGCCGGATCGTGGCGCAGCTCCCGGAGGCCGGTTCGTCGGCCCAGCGCGGCCAGCTGGTGCAGGTCATGGTGAGCACCGGGATCTCCGGCAAGGAGACGTGGCTGCCGCTCCTGACGGGCCTCACGGCCGAGCAGGCCAAGCAGCACGCGCGGGCGGCCGGCCTGGTCGTCACGCAGGTGCGCGAGCAGCCCAGCGAGAAGCAGCCGGGCACCGTGATCGACCAGACCCCCGCCGCCTTCGTGCGGGTCGAGGCCGGCGGGCCGGTCGTCCTGACGGTCGCGGTCGCCCGCTACAGCGCCCCCAGTCGACCGGCCGACAGCCTGCCCCTGCCCCCGGTGTACGTGCCGGTCACGCCGGTGCAGCCGGAACCCGCCCAGCCTGAGGCCCCGGCTCCGGAAGTCGCGCCCACGCCGGACACCACGCCCGCCGACGGCACCGACACTCCGGTCACGCCAGAATCGATTCCTGCGACCCCCGGCACCGCCACGCCGGAGCCCGAGACGCCTGCCGCCGGCGACACCGCGGCCGGATCACGCAACGTCACCTTCCGCTACACCTTCCCGGCCGACCTGGCCGACGGGTCGTACTCGGTCGTCGTGCGGGACGACAGCGGCGAGCGCGAGATCATGCCGGCCGCCGACGCCGGTGCGCTCCGCGGCCTCGCGGCGACCAGCGCCAGCACCAGCGTGAGTGGCGACGCCGTGTTCATCATCCGCCGGGACGGCACGGACTTCGCCACCGTGACCCCCTGA
- a CDS encoding NUDIX domain-containing protein, which produces MVTFYPTQTQARADAAARALRDKVLCFVVRGQSLLVFEDADVTDAGVQVPAGGVEVGETPRHAAVRELFEESGLVLSAPRHLVSYRWESQLPERLTQQVGHAVACESPASTPDIWTHHADGYAFAFRWAPALDWEMDAALPGLSPDPTSSPPSLSSQEFRA; this is translated from the coding sequence ATGGTCACGTTCTACCCAACCCAGACCCAGGCCCGCGCTGACGCGGCCGCACGTGCCCTGCGCGACAAGGTGCTGTGCTTCGTCGTCCGGGGACAATCTCTGCTGGTCTTTGAGGATGCCGACGTCACCGATGCCGGCGTGCAGGTTCCGGCCGGCGGCGTCGAGGTGGGGGAGACGCCACGCCACGCTGCGGTTCGGGAACTCTTCGAGGAGTCCGGGCTGGTTCTGTCCGCCCCCCGTCACCTCGTCTCGTACCGATGGGAGTCGCAGCTTCCGGAGCGGTTGACCCAGCAGGTCGGCCACGCCGTTGCCTGTGAGTCCCCGGCCTCCACGCCGGACATCTGGACACACCACGCCGACGGGTATGCCTTCGCCTTCCGCTGGGCCCCCGCCCTCGACTGGGAGATGGACGCCGCCCTGCCCGGGCTCAGCCCCGATCCGACCAGCTCACCGCCATCCCTCTCATCTCAGGAGTTCCGCGCATGA
- a CDS encoding AAA family ATPase, producing MRRPAAVGTVHLLTGLPGAGKTTLARQLEAQHAALRLTPDEWMNPLFGAGESGGKRWVLEADLLWGVAARALTLGVDVILDYGCWAREERDLFRARAAALGAAFELHVLQVPIEVLWERLDHRNRQRPPDTFAVTREELDEWVSWYEVPGPDELIATDQPPVTVHVWTTP from the coding sequence GTGCGGCGCCCTGCGGCAGTCGGCACGGTGCATCTGCTGACGGGTCTGCCGGGCGCAGGCAAGACCACGCTGGCCCGGCAGCTGGAGGCCCAGCACGCTGCCCTGCGCCTGACTCCGGACGAGTGGATGAATCCGCTGTTCGGCGCAGGAGAATCCGGCGGGAAGCGGTGGGTGCTCGAAGCCGACCTGCTGTGGGGTGTGGCAGCCCGCGCCCTGACCCTGGGAGTGGACGTGATCCTCGACTATGGCTGCTGGGCCCGTGAGGAGCGCGACCTGTTCCGTGCCCGCGCGGCGGCCCTGGGCGCAGCCTTCGAACTGCACGTGCTGCAGGTGCCCATCGAGGTGCTGTGGGAGCGGCTCGACCACCGCAACCGCCAGCGCCCGCCCGATACCTTCGCCGTGACCCGCGAGGAACTCGACGAGTGGGTCAGCTGGTACGAGGTGCCAGGGCCGGATGAACTGATCGCCACCGACCAGCCCCCCGTCACGGTGCACGTCTGGACGACCCCGTGA
- a CDS encoding thymidine kinase, producing MLKSPYHGGHLEVIVGPMFSGKSEELIRRVTRAVIARQRVQVYKPAIDDRYHAAAVASHAGRTVDAVAVRGAADIRAHLAGEDTLLRAEPPPLPDVVGIDEVQFLNGEVVPLALELADQGVRVILAGLDLDFRAEPFGWMPDLLARAESVEKLTAICTVCGAPATRSQRLIGGEPARFDDPVVLVGALESYEARCRVHHVVRSGE from the coding sequence GTGCTGAAGTCCCCCTACCACGGCGGTCACCTGGAAGTGATCGTCGGCCCGATGTTCAGCGGCAAGAGTGAGGAGCTGATCCGCCGCGTCACCCGCGCCGTGATCGCCCGCCAGCGGGTGCAGGTCTACAAGCCGGCGATCGATGACCGCTACCACGCCGCGGCGGTGGCCAGTCACGCCGGCCGCACGGTGGATGCCGTGGCGGTGCGCGGGGCCGCCGACATCCGGGCCCACCTGGCAGGTGAGGACACACTGCTGCGGGCGGAGCCACCTCCCCTGCCCGATGTCGTCGGCATCGACGAGGTGCAGTTCCTGAACGGCGAGGTGGTACCGCTGGCCCTGGAGCTCGCGGATCAGGGGGTGCGGGTGATCCTGGCTGGCCTGGACCTCGACTTCCGGGCCGAGCCCTTCGGGTGGATGCCGGATCTGCTCGCGCGCGCCGAGAGCGTGGAGAAGCTCACCGCGATCTGCACGGTGTGCGGAGCGCCGGCCACGCGGTCACAGCGCCTGATCGGAGGGGAGCCGGCCCGCTTCGATGACCCCGTGGTGCTGGTGGGGGCCCTCGAGAGCTACGAGGCCCGCTGCCGAGTGCACCACGTGGTGCGCAGCGGCGAATGA
- a CDS encoding cysteine desulfurase family protein, giving the protein MIYLDYAATHPMRPDALAAYAQAAALPGNPASVHAAGQAARERLEEGRARVAAAFHVDPRTVIANSGGTEGDNHVLLGVTRAWQEQHGRPGHLITTPTEHSAVLAPARWLQSHGWAVTFLTPDVHGRYDPEQLRDTLQADTALVSIHHANNELGTVQDTATLTGLAAARGVPYHVDAVQAPGVLSVDLPGWGVTYATFSAHKWGGPRGVGFLYVRRGETLPPVTLGGGQEGGVRPGTQDTAGVYAAGVALTHAEAERTATHAHLMALRDHFVQAVSSIPGVTLNHAPDGSPKVVNLTIPGADGEALLMNLDMLGVAASAGSACSAGTMQPSHVLTAIGLSEPDARSSLRFSFGAATTATEVETAARALAQAAQWSRS; this is encoded by the coding sequence ATGATCTACCTCGACTACGCGGCCACACACCCCATGCGGCCCGACGCGCTGGCGGCCTACGCCCAGGCCGCCGCGCTGCCGGGTAATCCCGCCAGTGTCCACGCGGCCGGGCAGGCGGCCCGCGAGCGGCTGGAGGAGGGCCGGGCCCGCGTGGCCGCCGCCTTCCACGTCGATCCCCGCACCGTGATCGCCAACAGCGGCGGCACCGAGGGCGACAACCACGTCCTGCTGGGCGTCACGCGGGCGTGGCAGGAGCAGCATGGCCGCCCCGGCCACCTGATCACGACGCCGACCGAGCACTCCGCCGTGCTGGCTCCGGCCCGCTGGCTCCAGAGCCACGGGTGGGCGGTGACCTTCCTGACACCGGACGTGCACGGCCGCTACGATCCCGAACAGCTGCGGGACACGCTGCAGGCCGACACGGCGCTGGTGTCCATCCACCACGCCAACAACGAGCTGGGCACGGTGCAGGACACGGCCACCCTGACCGGGCTCGCGGCGGCACGGGGCGTGCCGTACCACGTGGATGCCGTGCAGGCACCCGGCGTGCTGTCGGTCGATCTGCCCGGCTGGGGCGTGACCTACGCGACCTTCAGCGCCCACAAGTGGGGCGGGCCACGCGGCGTGGGGTTCCTGTATGTCCGGCGCGGCGAGACGCTGCCGCCGGTGACGCTGGGGGGTGGTCAGGAGGGGGGCGTCCGCCCCGGCACCCAGGACACGGCAGGCGTGTATGCGGCGGGTGTGGCCCTCACGCACGCGGAGGCCGAGCGGACTGCCACCCACGCGCACCTGATGGCCCTGCGTGACCACTTCGTGCAGGCGGTCTCCTCCATTCCAGGCGTGACCCTCAACCACGCCCCGGACGGCAGCCCCAAGGTCGTGAACCTGACCATCCCCGGCGCGGACGGCGAGGCCCTGCTGATGAACCTGGACATGCTGGGGGTCGCCGCCAGCGCGGGCAGCGCGTGCAGCGCGGGCACCATGCAGCCCAGCCACGTCCTGACCGCGATTGGCCTCAGCGAGCCGGATGCCCGGTCGTCGCTGCGCTTCAGCTTCGGGGCGGCGACCACGGCGACCGAGGTGGAGACGGCGGCGCGGGCACTGGCCCAGGCCGCTCAGTGGAGCCGGAGCTAG
- a CDS encoding DUF4388 domain-containing protein yields the protein MVRGDLSVFPFLSVMQMLLASGRVGRFSVDHPRGGQLWIDRGDVVHAATSVLKGEAALQLLSSLDAGLFTFEPDVQPPERTLNLRRDSALRRMIEESDGWTASLRTFPDWTRSLRFTDRWTEAQPVSRTQYRALSLLENNENIQVMLERSGEAPRAVLETLRPFLTAGLIEQV from the coding sequence ATGGTTCGCGGTGATCTGTCCGTCTTCCCGTTTCTGTCTGTCATGCAGATGCTGCTGGCCAGCGGACGTGTCGGGCGGTTCAGTGTGGATCATCCCCGTGGTGGTCAGCTCTGGATCGACCGGGGGGACGTGGTTCACGCCGCGACCAGTGTGCTGAAGGGCGAGGCGGCGCTCCAGCTGCTCTCCAGCCTGGATGCCGGGCTGTTCACGTTCGAGCCGGACGTGCAGCCCCCCGAGCGGACCCTGAATCTGCGGCGGGACTCGGCGCTGCGCCGCATGATCGAGGAGAGTGACGGCTGGACGGCGTCCCTGCGCACCTTCCCAGACTGGACGCGCAGCCTGCGCTTCACCGACCGCTGGACCGAGGCCCAGCCGGTCAGCCGCACGCAGTACCGGGCCCTGAGCCTGCTGGAGAACAACGAGAACATCCAGGTGATGCTTGAACGCAGCGGCGAGGCGCCCCGCGCCGTGCTGGAGACCCTGCGCCCCTTCCTGACGGCCGGCCTGATTGAACAGGTCTGA
- the rpmE gene encoding 50S ribosomal protein L31, producing MKKDIHPKVVPTKIIYQGKVVMETLSTRPEIHVDVWSGVHPFWTGEERFVDTEGRVDKFNKRFGDSYRTKKK from the coding sequence ATGAAGAAGGATATCCACCCGAAGGTCGTTCCCACCAAGATCATCTACCAGGGCAAGGTCGTCATGGAGACCCTGAGCACCCGTCCCGAGATCCACGTGGATGTGTGGAGCGGCGTGCACCCGTTCTGGACCGGCGAGGAACGCTTCGTCGACACCGAGGGCCGCGTGGACAAGTTCAACAAGCGCTTCGGCGACTCGTACCGCACCAAGAAGAAGTAA
- a CDS encoding Nif3-like dinuclear metal center hexameric protein — protein MTSATLTGLAAWLTVTLGETGTLKRGGPEDVTRLALALEPRDLPDDLDADAAFVHRSRHVDGHWPGLGILGAHDGFDLHLTTGPNRRLAAALGWQDVGEVAWEGRVVGIVARPPQSAWEELRAALHAELGGEDSSIAPQSETIRRVAVMNAMTPALVGHVAGLGADVYLTGQLRPSAVPAARAAGIGVVALGHRRTELWGLRTLARELEAAFPGLDTRVYGSP, from the coding sequence GTGACTTCCGCCACCCTGACCGGACTCGCGGCGTGGCTGACCGTCACGCTGGGCGAGACCGGCACCCTGAAACGCGGTGGCCCGGAGGACGTGACCCGGCTGGCCCTGGCCCTCGAACCGCGCGACCTCCCGGATGATCTGGACGCCGACGCCGCCTTCGTGCACCGTTCCCGCCACGTGGACGGCCACTGGCCCGGCTTGGGCATCCTGGGTGCCCACGACGGCTTCGACCTCCACCTGACCACCGGCCCGAACCGGCGGCTGGCCGCGGCGCTGGGCTGGCAGGATGTCGGGGAGGTCGCGTGGGAGGGCCGGGTGGTCGGTATCGTGGCCCGGCCGCCGCAGTCCGCGTGGGAGGAACTGCGGGCCGCCCTGCACGCCGAACTCGGCGGCGAGGACTCGTCGATAGCACCGCAGAGCGAGACCATCCGCCGGGTCGCCGTGATGAACGCCATGACTCCGGCGCTGGTCGGGCACGTCGCTGGCCTGGGGGCGGACGTCTACCTGACCGGCCAGCTCCGGCCGTCAGCGGTGCCGGCGGCGCGCGCTGCCGGGATCGGCGTCGTGGCCCTGGGACACCGGCGCACGGAACTGTGGGGGCTGCGGACGCTGGCACGGGAGCTGGAGGCGGCGTTTCCCGGACTGGACACGCGGGTGTACGGCTCGCCCTAG
- a CDS encoding nucleotidyltransferase family protein: protein MTGDDLLRSVRRNPVNATIISRLPELGTAQTHLVAGALFQTVWNVRSGQDLQAQILDYDVFYWDDDLSSEAEDRVIRRAARIFGDLDVRVEIRNQARVHLWFPQHTGLERPPLRSVCVGIDQFLAVCTCVGIDARGGVYTPYGLADLAAGRLRLNGRNHTPQLFGAKMASYVRRWPWLQVVAGAPPA, encoded by the coding sequence GTGACCGGAGACGACCTTCTCCGCAGTGTGCGCCGCAACCCGGTGAACGCCACCATCATCAGCCGGCTGCCGGAGCTGGGCACCGCACAGACGCACCTCGTGGCCGGCGCCCTGTTCCAGACGGTGTGGAATGTCCGCAGCGGGCAGGATCTCCAGGCGCAGATCCTCGACTACGACGTGTTCTACTGGGACGACGACCTGAGCAGCGAGGCCGAGGATCGCGTGATCCGCCGTGCCGCCCGGATCTTCGGCGATCTGGACGTCCGTGTGGAGATCCGGAATCAGGCCAGGGTGCACCTGTGGTTCCCGCAGCACACCGGTCTGGAGCGGCCACCGCTGCGCAGCGTCTGCGTCGGCATCGATCAATTCCTGGCCGTGTGCACGTGCGTGGGCATCGACGCCAGGGGTGGGGTGTATACGCCCTATGGCCTGGCTGACCTCGCCGCAGGCCGGCTGCGGCTGAACGGCCGCAACCACACGCCTCAGCTGTTCGGGGCCAAGATGGCGAGCTATGTCCGCCGCTGGCCGTGGCTTCAGGTCGTGGCCGGGGCCCCTCCCGCCTGA